One genomic region from Conexibacter woesei DSM 14684 encodes:
- a CDS encoding ABC transporter permease codes for MSTAVEIPTPQLSRGLGVFRRLGGGALFWFGVAVLVLLTLTAVFAPLIAPHDPNAVDLSQSLAGSSAAHPLGTDEAGRDTLSRIIYGSRTSLIAPLLVVVGATTFGVLLGVLAAWRGGWTDRVLSRVIEIAWAFPGLMLAMLAVAMFGAGLKAVVPALIFAYIPYMARLTRGVALRERERPYLAALDLQGFSAWWICLRHLLPNLAPFLLAQSALLFGYALIDLAGLSFLGFGVQPPTADWGTMISEAQSALLQGATIGPLSVGIVIVVTVVAFNLVGEGIAARVGKTDR; via the coding sequence ATGAGCACCGCAGTCGAGATCCCCACCCCGCAGCTGTCGCGCGGCCTCGGCGTCTTCCGCCGGCTCGGCGGCGGCGCGCTGTTCTGGTTCGGCGTCGCCGTGCTGGTGCTGCTGACGCTGACGGCCGTCTTCGCGCCGCTGATCGCGCCGCACGACCCCAACGCCGTCGACCTCTCGCAGTCGCTCGCGGGCAGCTCGGCCGCGCACCCGCTCGGCACCGACGAGGCCGGCCGCGACACGCTCTCGCGGATCATCTACGGCAGCCGCACGAGCCTGATCGCGCCGCTGCTCGTCGTCGTCGGCGCGACCACGTTCGGCGTCCTGCTCGGCGTGCTCGCGGCGTGGCGAGGCGGCTGGACCGACCGCGTCCTCTCGCGCGTGATCGAGATCGCATGGGCGTTCCCCGGCCTGATGCTCGCGATGCTCGCCGTCGCGATGTTCGGCGCCGGCCTGAAGGCCGTCGTGCCGGCGCTGATCTTCGCCTACATCCCCTATATGGCACGGCTGACGCGCGGCGTCGCGCTGCGCGAGCGCGAGCGGCCGTACCTCGCCGCGCTCGACCTGCAGGGCTTCAGCGCGTGGTGGATCTGCCTGCGCCACCTGCTGCCGAACCTCGCGCCGTTCCTGCTCGCGCAGTCGGCGCTGCTGTTCGGCTACGCGCTGATCGACCTCGCCGGGCTGTCGTTCCTCGGCTTCGGCGTGCAGCCGCCGACGGCGGACTGGGGGACGATGATCTCCGAGGCGCAGTCGGCGCTGCTGCAGGGCGCGACGATCGGCCCGCTGTCGGTCGGCATCGTGATCGTCGTCACCGTCGTCGCGTTCAACCTCGTCGGCGAGGGTATCGCCGCGCGCGTCGGGAAGACCGACCGATGA
- a CDS encoding ABC transporter ATP-binding protein, which produces MAAVAETAPVVRVEGLRKTFGPLVAVDDVTFDVPPGGALGIVGESGSGKTTTARMLVGLEDPDDGGIALLGEPRASGWLSRARRRARARAIQMVFQDPYLSLDPRQTAGGCIEEVLRLHFDLSPADRRRRASELMDQVGLTERNAAALPRQLSGGQRQRAAIARALAAEPRVLVLDEAVAALDISVQAQVLNLLTAIRAEREIAYVFVSHDLGVVEYVCDDVVVMFRGRIVERGAARTVLSAPQHPYTKLLLDSLPGPGWQPDEISAARSRFLAAEGREG; this is translated from the coding sequence ATGGCAGCGGTCGCTGAGACGGCGCCGGTCGTCCGCGTCGAGGGTTTGCGCAAGACCTTCGGCCCGCTGGTGGCGGTCGACGACGTGACCTTCGACGTGCCGCCCGGCGGCGCGCTCGGGATCGTCGGCGAGTCGGGCTCCGGCAAGACGACGACGGCGCGGATGCTCGTCGGCCTGGAGGATCCCGACGACGGCGGGATCGCGCTGCTCGGCGAGCCGCGCGCGAGCGGTTGGCTGTCGCGCGCCCGTCGCCGCGCCCGTGCCCGCGCGATCCAGATGGTCTTCCAGGACCCGTACCTGTCGCTCGACCCGCGCCAGACGGCCGGCGGCTGCATCGAGGAGGTCCTGCGGCTGCACTTCGACCTCTCGCCGGCCGACCGGCGGCGCAGAGCGTCCGAGCTGATGGACCAGGTCGGCCTGACCGAGCGCAACGCGGCGGCGCTGCCGCGGCAGCTCTCGGGCGGGCAGCGCCAGCGCGCCGCGATCGCGCGGGCGCTGGCGGCCGAGCCGCGCGTGCTCGTGCTCGACGAGGCGGTCGCGGCGCTCGACATCTCCGTGCAGGCGCAGGTCCTCAACCTGCTGACCGCGATCCGCGCCGAGCGTGAGATCGCCTACGTCTTCGTCAGTCACGACCTCGGCGTCGTCGAGTACGTCTGCGACGACGTGGTCGTGATGTTCCGTGGGCGCATCGTCGAGCGCGGGGCGGCGCGCACGGTGCTGTCCGCACCGCAGCACCCCTACACCAAGCTGCTGCTCGACTCCCTCCCGGGACCGGGCTGGCAGCCAGACGAGATCTCGGCGGCGCGGAGTCGCTTCCTCGCCGCCGAAGGACGAGAGGGATAG
- a CDS encoding ABC transporter ATP-binding protein translates to MSAALEITNLSLALGEGAARRDILGGVGVRCERGEVVGLVGESGSGKSMTLRSVLGLLPRGAQVSGSVTVGDVDVLTCPPEELREIRRKRVSIIFQDPRAHINPARRIGDFLTEGMVRNGVAKDAARERAKELLLAVGLERAEHHLKQFPHELSGGMLQRVMIASALACEPEVLLADEPTTALDVTTQAEIMAILRRLRDERGLTVLLVTHDLELAAAVCDRINVMYAGTIVEQQPSAALFENPRHPYTAGLLASSPRRVADGERLSAIPGRPLGLHEAPAGCVFSTRCAYVTDACEQARPPLAAIAGGRSACRREAELGALLPTTTSTQEVGHGSGR, encoded by the coding sequence ATGAGCGCGGCGCTGGAGATCACGAACCTCTCGCTTGCGCTCGGCGAGGGCGCTGCGCGCCGCGACATCCTCGGCGGCGTCGGCGTGCGCTGCGAGCGCGGCGAGGTCGTCGGCCTCGTCGGCGAGTCCGGCTCGGGCAAGTCGATGACGCTGCGCTCCGTGCTCGGCCTGCTGCCGCGCGGCGCGCAGGTCAGCGGGAGCGTGACCGTCGGCGACGTCGACGTGCTGACGTGCCCGCCCGAGGAGCTGCGCGAGATCCGCCGCAAGCGTGTCTCGATCATCTTCCAGGACCCCCGCGCGCACATCAATCCGGCGCGCCGGATCGGCGACTTCCTGACGGAGGGCATGGTCCGCAACGGCGTCGCGAAGGATGCGGCGCGGGAGCGTGCGAAGGAGCTGCTGCTCGCCGTCGGCCTGGAGCGCGCCGAGCACCACCTGAAGCAGTTCCCGCACGAGCTGTCGGGCGGCATGCTGCAGCGCGTGATGATCGCCTCGGCGCTCGCGTGCGAGCCGGAGGTGCTGCTGGCTGACGAGCCGACGACCGCGCTTGACGTCACGACGCAGGCGGAGATCATGGCGATCCTGCGCAGACTGCGCGACGAGCGCGGACTGACCGTCTTGCTCGTCACGCACGACCTCGAGCTGGCCGCCGCCGTCTGCGACCGCATCAACGTGATGTACGCCGGCACGATCGTCGAGCAGCAGCCGTCCGCGGCGCTGTTCGAGAACCCGCGCCATCCGTACACGGCCGGGCTGCTCGCGTCGAGCCCGCGGCGCGTCGCCGACGGCGAGCGCCTGTCGGCGATCCCGGGGCGGCCGCTGGGGCTGCACGAGGCGCCGGCCGGCTGCGTCTTCAGCACCCGCTGCGCCTACGTCACCGACGCCTGCGAGCAGGCGCGGCCGCCGCTGGCAGCGATCGCCGGCGGACGGTCGGCGTGTCGCCGCGAGGCGGAGCTGGGCGCGCTGCTGCCGACGACCACGAGCACGCAGGAGGTGGGACATGGCAGCGGTCGCTGA
- a CDS encoding ABC transporter permease: protein MRTFILGRLATLVLICLAASFLVFLSLHLAPGSPENFLVRGNSVTAETLRAVRAQYSLDDPFIVQYWNWLTNAVQGDFGRSLQFRQSVSGLIESRLPTTLFLVGYAALLIFVVGIGLGVLAAVKRGTVNSIVLVVTSIGTATPAFVAAIFLVTIFSVKLGWFPAFGNGSGFLDRVWHLTLPAIALAISSVALVARATRSAMESELNAEYVETARARGVPERAVIWRHAFRNALGPIATLAGLLVSSLLVITTLVETVFGLSGVGSLLVQAVNAKDFPVVQAGVLLIVGAFVVTNAIVDIAYPWIDPRVRGRKR from the coding sequence ATGCGAACGTTCATCCTCGGGCGGCTCGCGACGCTGGTGCTGATCTGCCTCGCCGCGTCGTTCCTGGTCTTCCTGTCGCTGCATCTGGCGCCGGGCAGCCCGGAGAACTTCCTCGTGCGCGGCAACTCCGTGACGGCCGAGACGCTGAGAGCGGTGCGGGCCCAGTACAGCCTGGACGACCCGTTCATCGTGCAGTACTGGAACTGGCTGACGAACGCGGTGCAGGGCGACTTCGGCCGCTCGCTGCAGTTCCGCCAGTCGGTCTCCGGGCTGATCGAGTCGCGGCTGCCGACGACGCTGTTCCTCGTCGGCTACGCGGCGCTGCTGATCTTCGTCGTCGGCATCGGCCTCGGCGTGCTGGCCGCCGTCAAGCGCGGCACGGTCAACTCGATCGTGCTCGTCGTGACGTCGATCGGCACGGCGACGCCGGCGTTCGTGGCGGCGATCTTCCTCGTCACGATCTTCTCGGTGAAGCTCGGCTGGTTCCCGGCCTTCGGCAACGGCTCGGGTTTCCTCGACCGCGTATGGCACCTGACGCTGCCGGCGATCGCGCTCGCGATCAGCTCGGTCGCGCTCGTCGCCCGCGCGACCCGCTCGGCGATGGAGTCGGAGCTGAACGCCGAGTACGTCGAGACCGCCCGTGCGCGCGGGGTCCCCGAGCGCGCGGTGATCTGGCGTCACGCCTTCCGCAACGCGCTCGGGCCGATCGCGACGCTCGCCGGCCTGCTGGTCTCCAGCCTGCTCGTGATCACGACGCTGGTCGAGACGGTCTTCGGCCTCAGCGGCGTCGGCTCCCTGCTCGTGCAGGCGGTCAACGCGAAGGACTTCCCCGTCGTGCAGGCCGGCGTGCTGCTGATCGTCGGCGCCTTCGTCGTGACGAACGCGATCGTCGACATCGCCTACCCCTGGATCGATCCCCGCGTGCGCGGGAGGAAGCGATGA